The stretch of DNA TTTTATAGTTTTTATCATTATTTTAGACCTGCATTGCTACATTATTTCTTGTAACATCAAATTATCACTGTATTTAAGAATATTATATTAATAGGTGTACTATATTATGGTTTCTGTGATATAGAAGAATTCTATATTGTATAATTTGAGTTTAAAGTATTGATTTATAGTATTAATACATATCTATGAATATTATAATAGCATGTTGTTTATGATGTTATTTATAAAAATTGTAACTTAGCAAGGATTTGAAAATTAACTTTTCAGGCATTTGCTTGTTTAATTATATAAAATAACAAACGATAATATAAGAATAAGATGAAAATTGGATTCGTTGGATTAGGTAAGATGGGCGGCAAAATGGTAGAACGCCTTTTGAATCATGGACATGAAGTCGTAGTTTATAACCTTACTCAGAAAGAAGTTGATGAGGCAGCCTCTAAGGGTGCTATTCCGGCTACAAGCATAAAGGATTTAGTAAATAAACTGGAAGGACGCAAGCTTGTGTGGCTGATGGTTCCGGCAGGAAAACCTGTGGATGAAAACATTGCAGAACTATTGACGCTACTTAGCCCGAATGATATAATCGTAGACGGAGGAAACAGCTACTGGAGAGAAACTGTAGAGAGAGGAAAGAAAATAAAAGAAAAAGGAGTTCATTACCTCGACTGTGGTACCAGTGGTGGTGTATGGGGATTGCAGAATGGCTACTGTCTAATGTATGGCGGAGACAAAGAGGCTTGTGATTTTGCAGAGCCTATATTTAAAAGCTTAGCTCCCGAAAACGGATATATGCGTTGTGGAGAAAGTGGTGCAGGCCACATGGTGAAAATGGTGCATAATGGCATCGAATATGGTATGATGCAGGCTTATGCCGAAGGCTTTGAGATAATGAAGAACTCACCATACGGGGTAGACTTGGAAAAAGTATCACGTGTGTGGATGGAAGGTTCAGTCGTTCGTTCATGGTTGCTCGAGCTGATCGGTAATGCATTAGAAGGTAACGAAAATCTTGAAGGAATCAAGGATTATGTAGCCGATAGTGGTGAAGGTCGCTGGACAGTACAAACAGCAATGGACTTTGATGTTCCTGCTCATGTTATTACAGCTTCGCTTTTCACTCGTTTCGAGTCACGACAAGAAACTTCGTATGCAATGAAACTTCTTGCTGCCATGCGTAATCAGTTTGGTGGTCACGAAATCAAAAAAGACTAAGCCCCGCAGTATCTCCGAGGAAATATTGAAAAGAATATAACGAAATGCTAACTTAAAAACTTCCCTTTAGGGGGAGAATGGAGGGGCTAATGAAATCAAAATCAATACAAGACCAAGCTCTGATTATTTTCGGAGCTTCTGGTGATTT from Dysgonomonas mossii encodes:
- the gnd gene encoding phosphogluconate dehydrogenase (NAD(+)-dependent, decarboxylating) — protein: MKIGFVGLGKMGGKMVERLLNHGHEVVVYNLTQKEVDEAASKGAIPATSIKDLVNKLEGRKLVWLMVPAGKPVDENIAELLTLLSPNDIIVDGGNSYWRETVERGKKIKEKGVHYLDCGTSGGVWGLQNGYCLMYGGDKEACDFAEPIFKSLAPENGYMRCGESGAGHMVKMVHNGIEYGMMQAYAEGFEIMKNSPYGVDLEKVSRVWMEGSVVRSWLLELIGNALEGNENLEGIKDYVADSGEGRWTVQTAMDFDVPAHVITASLFTRFESRQETSYAMKLLAAMRNQFGGHEIKKD